A stretch of DNA from Carya illinoinensis cultivar Pawnee chromosome 12, C.illinoinensisPawnee_v1, whole genome shotgun sequence:
CCTATCAGTGGTTTGTGCACATGTGTCTATCAGCATATTATGATATGACATATTGTTGTGCACTGAGGATGgcgattaatttatcttttttatagtGGCATTCTTATCTATCAGAACCAATCcgtaaatttaaaaacatgaatcaGGTAACAGAAAGTTATAAATGTACCAAAATCAGTAAATCTTTTCCTTGGAAGGTGGAGAAACTCCGCATATTCTCTGCTTCCTTCCTCACTCTTATGGAGCTGCAAGACGAGTGGGCGCCGAGTTACAATCCCTGCATATAATGTTCACCATTATTGTGCCAACATTCATTAAAATCAGAAAAATCAAGTCTATCCAGAGCATTGATGCCATAATTTACCAGATCCACGAGGTAAAAAGTCCTTTCCAACAATGCTCTCCAACACGGATGACTTCCCTGAGCTCTGTGAGACAAGAAAAGGCAGAATGAAACTATAAATTTTGCTCAGACATGGAAATATCACGTTTAAAGTAAATGTGTTTGAAATCATGAAGATCTTTTCCTATTCATTCAAATAGCATCCTCCTAGCTCATCATATTTCACTCAGTACTTACAAGATGATTATCAAGTGCATAAGCTTACAGACTCAAATATAACTCATACGTTGATTTCTAAATGAGTTTAAATTACTCATTAACCATAGATTTTAAGTAAAATGGAGCCGCAAACCTTACTTACGGCTCTACTGCAATATGTCAAAGGAAAGCACCAAGAATTGAGTGGTTACATAAATACCATCCTCAAATCGTTCACTATCGCCCcgacaacaacaaaaatactGAAGACGAAGGACTAAAAGAGATATTTTAAACTCAAAAGCCATACTGAATTGGGATCGTTATATGAATATCATAGTTGTATCGTTCAAAACCCAACCAATAAAGGAAAATATCTTTGTTTGATTCCAGGTAGATATAATTAAATCATGTTATATtgaacaagaaatttaattgaTGCAGCTTAGTTAATAGAACAAAAGTTGTAATAAGATCCATAAGAAATTAAAGCAAACGAACAGACTTGCTCAAACCTATATCGAATACTTCAAAACCAATAGCCAGATAAGTACTTTTCACAAATACCTTACAGATTTGATAAACATCAGCTAACTTCACCAGCCGAACCTCTTTCtataagcaaataaataaagaggAGGAGAGAGTGAGGGAGATCGGGAGCAGACCTGGCCACCGACAACGGCAATCGCGGGGAGGGAGTCCCATAGAGTGGGCAATGCACTAGCTTCGCCGTAGTCACCGAGGGCGGTGCAAGCTCTCTGAATTTTGTTGACCAAAGAGATCAAGTTCTCCATTCCTGATTGGACCCGAGCCTCTCACAGCGGCGTCAGATTCAGATCCACGGATCCGACGTCCAGAGAGAGAGCTGAGGAAATGATAAGCCGGCTCTCTCAGAGAGAAAGCTGAATGGATGTGTGCGTTTGAAGTTTAGTGAAGGAGGTTGGGCGATGAAGCTCGTATTTGAATGAGCAAGTTCAGAATTTTAGTAGAATAATAGAGGTAACGTTTTGAATTTAAAGAGACTCGGCCCCTAACTTACAATAGAACAACTGAACCAGACGGTGACCGGCCACGAGTCAGCCCAGCTGTTATACTCAGGGTCCATTTGGGCCCCACACAGCCGTTGGATTTGCCACATGGACAGAACAAATTGCCAAATTGCCGTTTGAGCTAGAGCTCATTGTCTGCCATTACCGTGCTTTTTATATCTAAAATTGAAGATatttattaatctatatattcatattaatttttttatatttaaaatttaaattaatattatttttaataaaatttattttttaatcaattatattagattagtacatatattaatgcacaattatacttataattaaattttttcccTAAAATTATAATAGTGAGTGGAAATAATATTCCTTTCTTCTGTGtttatttaacatataatataacttttttttaacatttcatagtatctgaaaaataataaatctttcatattttataatactaACTTTTTACAACATAATGATCAAAAtggaattataaaataaaaataaaaattgcaagCCTATAATTGACACATCAACACATATTAGagcataaatataaaaaaattgtagaaagataatatatttatcatttaacATCATGTACAAGTGAGTTTAATTATTAGGATCATAGATGTGCTCAATGACTCCTATTAACATCTGTATACTTTTTTCGCTCTTACCATTCATTTGGTGCCTCGCAAAAGTTGAACtactatttaaataaataaaaatggccCACCATCTTTCCAAGTGGGAGATGCGCAAACGGTACATTTGCCATTGCTTTGGCAGTGTTGAAGTCCTCCAAGGAAGGCTCGTAGTTAATGGATTCCAACGTTGTCTCCTCCTAAGAATTGCAGATCGGCCTTTACGTGTGTGTGTGGatattaaaatgaattaaacttctaatgaataatagtaaattgAGTAGATGAATGagttatgtgaaaatttatctaaaatgaatttagatgtatttagatgttaagataaatttaatattatttatgaaaaattaaaaaaaaattgtaaatctcacgtgtaaaaatgtgttaagttgaaaaaggttataaGTCTCACGTATTGAAGTGATCTTAAATGGTCTGAATTGATaggtaaatagtaatattttatgaatcTCATTAAGACAAatttgaatgtatgaaataggttaagacatgtttatataaaagttgaaaaaaataataaatttgaaatggaATTGACTAGTTTGACTCCTAAAGAGTCCCCGATATGAATTGATATCCCAAGCCATTGAAGCCCTAATGTGTCCAACGGTCATtacaattcaaaatttcaaaaatgtTCCAACCTTCTCCTAAAAACAAAGCATGAGTCAGGACCCACCAACTCCGGTTATCATAATGGTTTATTGTCCCATTAGAACATGAAACAGCCGTTGTTGCCGTTCGAGTCAAACATCTAAACGTCAAAAGACCCTGACCCATTCTCCACTTTGGTCATGTTGTTGTTCCAGCATCCTCAATAAGGTCCCGCACATTAAAACGTCAAAACGCCAATCACGCACTTTGCAATGTGATATTTTCACGTAAattcaagatttattttatttttttattttttatttaataaaaaaatgcgtAAACTTACACAAGACTATATAACTTATTTTCCTTCTTCATGAAGTTTGTGCGAGACTTACAAGTGTGATTACCATGTTATAGACTTTGCACAAACCATTTAGCCAAGAAGATTACAATGTTATGGTTGCAAGCCAAGAGACTCCCCAGAACATCAGGACACCACCAATCCAAACCAAGCTGGCTAACATTCAGCACAATGTTCAGGACCTAGAGTACTTCAATTATATTAGTTAAATGTGATTATAAACCAAGCAGAGTACTAGGTTAGTAACCTAGAATGATGATACACCACAATGATTATCAGCTTAAATCTCCACCAACAAAGTTAAGAAACACCCATTCTCAGAAGGCGACATAAGCATGACACCACGGGCGACGAGTACATATAACAGAAAATGAATGATCGAACAcataaaagaatataaatgtTGTTCTAGTTTGAGTCGGAAGATCCATAGCCATAAGGATTTTTGCTTGCCCAGTTCCACTGATCCCGGCACATCTCATCTATTCCATATTTTGCCCTGCAAGGAAAACAAACAATTACGATACATTTTCTCACtttttataacaatttattCCCAAAACACAAAATTTATAAAGTTCATAAGGTTAAATAGTTGAAAAAGTGTGTCTAAATATCCAGAATCCCATTAGCTAGAATTGACTGCATGATCTGTATATGAATAGCTTGGAAATTAACACTTACTTCCAATTCAATTCCTTTTCTGCTTTATCTGTtgatccataaacaatttcagcATCGCCAGGCCGCCGCCCAGCCATTACTAGTGGAATTTTCTGGtaacagtaaaatatttaatacatCAAAGGACTAAACTGAAAACAAATGTCAagcagaagaaaaataaaatgtaatccTAGATTCTTCCAGCACATTTCAGAGAATTGACAAGGTCTAAATCAAGGACCGCCCTCGCAGCAAGGCCTTCTCCAATTCAATAAGAGTAATGTATCGAAATTTTAAGACTTTCATAATCAAAACTTTAATGCTCAGATGGGCAAATTGCATTCATTCGGATGGGGGTTATGTTGGTAGCATTCCACACTTTATATAGGATTATTGGTATATGCGGGCAACACTCCCCCTCTCCAAATTCAAAGGCCATACATAAGGCCACACTCAGAATTAGTAAGGACGGGAATTCCACTATCAGTTGAAAACTATGAATCAGGCACCCAAATACAGCGGACACCTAACTTGATAACTCAGAAATCTCAAAGTAATAGGTGCCTCAGATGAGCTATTGATTTCAGCAAAATGAACCCCCAAGCAATTATtctaagaaataattaaaaaaaaaaaatctgtaaaaTCTGTGGGAACAATTGGGGAACCGAATGCAAGAGTAGAATTCCCTTCCGTTTACCTTTCCAGAAGCATTTTCAAATGCAGCAACCATCTCCAGAACTGATGTTCCCTTACCAGTTCCCAAGTTGTAAACCTCACAGCCTGTGGAGACATATTATAGATCAGGTACATGTAAAACTTCAGAAGAAACTCTACTGAAGGAATGAACATAAAGTGAAATTGAGTTCATGATTTATGATCTATTCATCAACAATTTGGCAGGTTATGACTTTTTTATACCTACTAAATATACCCCTACTACACTTGGAACAAGAGCAAGTTAACAATTTATAGACATCTGCATGCACTGCAGAAACAATTTCAGGACAAATTGGTATCTGACAATAGGAAAAATAACCGCAATAACCAAATGTTGTAATGCAACCAACGGTTTAACACAGAAAAAGTATTTTACCCAAGCACAAgataaacatagaaaaaaagaTATCAATTTCACAGCACATACCTATACCAGGTTCATTCAGCTTGTGCAGAGCAGCAATGTGCCCATCAGCTAAATCAACAACATGAATGTAGTCACGGACCTGAAAAAGAGATGAGCACTTTCATGATGAATTTCCCATcaagagaaaagataaaaaactaATACATGCTCCTCCAATAAACAATATAGTGGGTTCATCATCAGATTGGGTTTTGCATAAGATTAACGAGATTCAGCAGTGTGTAGGGATTTCATATAAAGGAAGTGATGACCAATTTACAGCACTACTCACTGCAATTGAGGTGGGCCACTCGCTTGAAACCAATTCAAGATTTAAGAAAAGCAAGAAGTTAAAGCGTCTTTTTTGGACAATCAACTACGACACTAAGGGAGGTGGTTTAAGTCAAGGGAAGACTAACAGGAGGAAATCATGAAGCCGTCCTCAGAGAGAGTTTTGGGTGGAGTAGTAGTCTTAAGGGAAACAAGCGGTTGGGGTTGGGGAGATGTTTTATGTTCCCATTCAGGCTTGGTATATTTTGGGTGGATTTCTAATTTTCACGGGCTTATTGGTCATTAGGGGCtctctagtatgggctaggtgtttatTGTATACACCCAATGTACTTTGTTACTCCTAtcgatattaatatatatatataatatttttacttgtaaaaaaaatataatacatgcAGTTCTAATGGCCCCAAATATTCTTCTACAACAACGCAGGATTAATACACAAAATACGTGTGACTTAAGGTTCATACAATACATTTAACAGATCACAAATGATGGATGCCAGGCCAGTGATGAGAAAATTGACTCAAGTTAAAATAGCATACCCCAGTACCATCCTTAGTTGAATAGTCATTTCCAAAAACTGTCAGGGCTGGTCGCCTACCAACAGCAACTTGCTGAACAAAGGGCATGAGGTTGTTAGGAATTCCGAGGGGATCCTCACCAATATCACCACTAGGATGTGCGCCCACTGGATTAAAGTATCTTAGTAAAATGATTTTCCATTTGGAGTCCGATTGATAGATGTCACGACAAATTTCTTCTATGAAGAGCTGAAAGATGAAGTTAAACAAGATCATTAATAAATTCTAAGTAAGAAGATGGGAAGATGCTTTTCAATTGCATTAAAAGTGCATGGCCCAAGGGTTGGATTAAAGAGGGGTGAATAAAAACAGTGTGGCCCTTGGGTTGACTACTTATCAGATGCATTTTTGGCTTGCTCTACCAAGCGcataaaaaatgtaataaataccTTGGTTCGCCCATATGGGTTTGCTGCAGAAAGAGGGAACTCTTCGGTGCATGGGACCTCCTTTGGCCAACCATAGACAGTGGCTGAAGATGAGAACACAAgctgaaataattcaagaatatGGAATTGGTCAAGTAAAGTAAAGTGCACTGGTAATCAtgtataacataacattttgtGTAAGGAGGATTGTCAATGGGGGAATATGGGGGTAAACTTGAAAGAAAGATACCACAAGGACAACATAACAGCACAATGGGAACAGCTCATAGATTTGGCCTCTGCTTAGATGTAATGCTTCACGGTTTATTACTTTTCAACACATAGGCAGTGGATTCTGGACTCCAGTTGAATCGCAAAATATAGCACTTGTTTCTAATCCCTTAGTAGAGGGTGTACTATTGTTCCACAGTTATTGcagtttattttttctcataatTATCATTTAGTGATGGGATTGAGGTTCTAATACTGGTGGAAAGAATATAAGCACACGTTAGACACGGCATATGTATCACTTCAACTGAGGTACAGGCAATAATAGAACATTGGCAGAACCAAAACAAAACTGAAGCCAACAATTTAAAGAAGAGAATCCTAACAATGTAAAGCATTCTCAGTTTTTAAAGGAGGGCACCCTAAAATAAAATGCTCTCTCTTGCTGAGTACCAATATACCTATTAACTAAGAACACGAGAACAGACAGTAGAAACCTTTGGTTTTCAGCAGACGTGACCCAGTTTTATAGCAAGAAAGGCAGAATACCTTTTTGCATCCATGCGCAGCCATGACTTCCAACAAAGTAATTGTCCCGATTAAATTGTTGTTGAAATAGAGCAATGGTTTCTGCACGCTTTCACCTACAGCTTTTAGCCCAGCAAAGTGTATGACAGCATCAAATCTGCAGTGAAAACAGGAAGAATCCTCAGGGCCTGAAAATTTTAGCACGAGAGtcaaattaagaatataatgGTACAAAGTTCAATCTGCAGTTTCATTAAAATGGTTTTGAATGTACAAAGAATTGCTTTTCAGGTGTGATGGTCTTGCTCGTGCCTTGTCATCTgaggttatattttttttctttttgactgAAATACTTATTCAACTATAAGAAATTGATTGGATGAAAATCCCCAGGTGATTTCCACTTGAGAAAATTCATGTGCCAAAAGGGAAACCATCTGGAGCTAAATTGATTGACTCTAAAGAGGTTGGGAAATGCTACAATATTTTACAGCAGTTGCAGAAAATGAATCGCACAAGAGCACAAGAGATGACCATCAAAGTTCAAAGAAAAATCCACATAACAATCAGAGGCCAACATGTGGAAAGGACCTATCTTCCTTAACTCCTATTGCAAAAAGAGTTTAAATAAGTAGTAAAAATGTAAGTTCTATCATAGACATTAAGCACTTACCGTTTTGAAGCAAAAATTTGTTCGAGTGCTTCTTTGTCTCGGAGGTCCACCTGCGAGTgaaaacagaaaatgaaaacaTAAATGCTAAGCCATGTGTGTTTACTCACATCGGATGTTACTAAGTAAACTTTGTCTACCACAACGTTAAAAAAGTGAAGTTTTAGGTGATATATGACACAATAGGATAGTGATGGCAAGTGTCTGAACTATTCATCAAACAAAATCCATTTTTTCCGCTACTTCATTTgaaacttcaaaatttgaagcCCAAGTCCCCAGACTTCTTTATAGGTCATTATGTCTTATACAGATAGGGGATTCTAAGCTTTAGCCTTTAGACATTAGTTTTAATTTCGTTTGGAACTGTGATGTTAAAATCTTTTATGATAAGTCTTTTGAAATTAGCACTCTTacgtacagttatttttgtgtattatCTGTGTATTCcattgatatgattagttgcattaattttttttaatattgcagccaatcacatcagtaaagtgtataaataaatacgtaaaaataactatatatagaatttttgtattttgtctgagtttatcaataaaattgaaatattgttttcagacaaaaaaaaaaaatcccaataaTATGTGTTTTACTTTCTATTTTTGCAAGTAAATAGAAGACTCACGAACCCAAGGATATAGCCAATGACCCGACCCTCCTCCACCTCTTATTTATTAGGGAAGAGATGATATCTGGTCTAACGACCATAAAAACGATCTAACTCGACAAcatatttatttacaaaaaaaagttaataaataaaaaaattccaaaacaaaacccCACAAAAAGGTGaacaaaaagcaaaaggaaaacataatcaatgaaaaaaatcagaaaagcACTTCACAGAAAACAAGATGGAACTAAAAACAAATCAGAAACTTCATGCTCGAATTCTGAACAAAAAATTCAATGAAGCAATATACTTCATAGATGTACGTATATGGGATACGTATAAATATACACCAGTAACTACGTACAATGTATAAAGACACATCCGGTGCATCAATCGTATGGTGTATAGATTTCTTTTACCAAAGcctaaaaacttttaaaacgCATATGGAAATTAAACAGCAATCAAACCAATTCGTttcgacaaaaaaaaaaaaaacaaactttgtagagttcacaaaattttcttttttataaatatatatataaaagagaatgaaaattcaGCAAATAGGACGAGTTGGGCTCAGAACCTGGTGAAAGGAGAGATTGTCGCCGAAATCACCGGCGAGTCGTTTGACGCGCTGGAGCGCGACGGGGGAGGAGTTGTTCAGGTTGTCGACGACGACGGTGTTGAAGCCACCCAATAGGAGCTGGAGAACGGTGTGGCTGCCGATATAACCGGCGCCACCGGTGACGAGGATGTTCTTGGACATGGTAATCGAAGCGTTAGGAAAAGCAACACAATAACGATAATAATAACGAAGTTTGAAGCGACTGCTAGTTGCAACTGGAgcgagaagaggaagagaatgcgTACTTATATAGGGAATCGTAGCTGTTTTCGCCAGAGTCGTTCGTTTTTAGTAAACCGaacaaatttaaagaaattaaaataataaagtaaGAATAAAATAGGAAACTTGATAAATAGGAtggatatttctttttctttttttttttcttttttttttttttgtatattttaaggAACAGATTAGCCACGTGGTCCGATTCGGTCTTTGTCCGGTGATATCGGCCATGGATTCGATTCTGCCAACTGTGTAAGTGGAACTGGACGAAATGTGTGGGTCTTTTCATGTCGTCCCACTGATTCAACCGAAGTACCTTCTTCTGCAGTTGTGCTTACCCCATTTTATAACGATGTAGTTACAGTGGGTCTGGCTTGCCTCTGTGCAAAAGGAACAGAACAACTCTTTTAATGAGCTAATGCCAGTATTGCTTGTTGCTAACccagcccttttttttttttttttacgtcatattcatcatatttttacatattatatatatttttatattttaattttgattttattatttttaaattattctattcattatctatatattacatatttaataaaaaattaaaataattatatataatatgtggtattgaagataataaataaaatttttctttctttttttactaTCTACCCTCATACTCATTTCGGtcaaatcaaaatttttgaTGCTGTTACTTAATAACATTCATTTCTTACGCGGCcattaagaaaaaggaaaataaaaaaaataatagagttgaataaatgaataatattatatataattatttttatagaatttttagacattatattaatgtaattaattatattaatttttttaatatataattaattatattaataaaatatataaaagaatacgtAAAACTGTTTATAGAAATTTTGTTACCGATAATTTTAACCTAATCCGCTCgtctttctttgtttggaccTGCTCCGTTCAGATTCGTTATTTCGTGGATCTCGACAAATTTTCGGAAGATGGTGTCACGCGCTGTGGGTGTCTTTTCGACTCGACTAGCGAATCAACGGGAtattctcttttttattattgtttatatatatatatatatattaattataaattaagttagtaaaaaattcattttacattcataaattaataactaatTTCCAAAGTTGTGACTATTCCTGCGTTCCTTGTATTCTTCAGTCATTAAAATCTGAcagttataaattaattatgctatggaaggttttttttttttttttttggccttttcCCTAAATTACCTAATTGATCATTAAGAATAGGAGGActtcaattttttgttattgaGTCTACAACGTAGCTAGTTCATAGTTTGgtgtatttcaatttttttattaaaaaaattacttagatATACACTTTGAATaaactgaaataaaaattttatgtgtagtcacttttacgtatttttttacaaatttttttaatataattgactacgtcattttttaaatataaaataattattttaaccaattacattaatagaatatgtaataaatatataaaagtgactatatCAAAACCAATgtagattttttaaaatgaattaaattagtTGTTTTTAGATTAATATAGATACAGTTTTAGCGTTTGTATGCTCGTCATGtttgctttttaaaaaataatagagccCGCCATAAGTGGTAAATTTTTATAGATGagttttagatttatttaaagTTTCAGAAAAATTGTGCAGAGCTTGCACATtctctatataaataatttcctATTTTTAATACCCCAATCAATTTGCATGATTGTTATgtactatttatttaaattcaatttaatagataaatgataaatatttgatttataaataaattttataaaaataacttacaaactgaattttattaatatggtgcgtcaaattataattatgacatattttatattaattacgaACGCAGTAAATTGCCTCATGTTTAATaatcaagataaaatatttaatgacaaATCTTTTagcttttaaaaataatttaaagaaaaaggaaagaaatcgCCAGTTAATAATTATTTGTCTTCTTTTGATTCTTGTcactaatttatttttctaaatgttGGCCATAAATCACATCATGCTGATTATCTTCATCTAAATTAcggtttaaataataagataagatgagattattttaaataaaaattaaaaattaaataaattattcttaaaatattatattttattattattattttaaaattaaaaaaattaaactattaattatattttatataaaaaatttaaaaaattataataataaaatgatatgaatcaaaaatatttctcaatctAAACAGAGGCTTATCCTTATCCGATTGAGTCATCGGACAAATTTGAATCCAAATTATCCAATGAATGATGTttgcaaaaattatatgaaaataaataaatagataagaaACGTATCCTTTTCAAAGTATTTTCAACGGAGTCTTATCCTAATTCTCTTGAGTCATCGGACAAGTTTTAATGATGTttgcaaaaattatatgaaaataaataaatagataagaaACGTATCCTTTTCTGTTGAAAGGGACGGATTTCCGTCACCAATATAATAATgctttggtttatttatttattcggaaaaaaataaaataaaggttGGATTCGAAATGATATTCCCAAAAAAGCATTATAAAAAAGGCaacaaaaaagttaaaagattttttaatttttttttcaagaatataTTCTTGATTTTAAAGATGGCAACAACAATGTAAAAAGATACAGGGACGAATCTTTTTATGGCAACCCATGAATGCCGGTGCCATTGCTGTAAAAACCGGAATGTTGAATTCAATTCAGAGACGGTGGACTTCGTAATCTTTTAGGGCGGTTACATACGTGTCAAGCATCCATGCAATACAGCACCGACCACTCCACCCCCCTTTAAAGGCGTCCGCGTCTCGTCACGAAAAGGTCGGTGCGTAGCTTGCGTGATACCCGTCAACTCTACATGTTTCGGTTTGATTTGCTTATTTTTATCCTTGAGTACAATAAATAAAGAGTTTgttataaataatcattttcatatttttttatatattttattaatataattgattaaaataattattttacattaaaaaatttgatacaatcaatcataataattactgtaaatataattttttatatttttttattcataactATGCTTTTAACGTGTTAGAGTCGAGTTCAAGGAATctcaaattatgaaaataatcaGAGTTGGGACTTTGCATGCTTCGTTCAAAATCAAGAGAattaaaaaatggaaataaaatatgcaatttTAAGTAAGTAAATGTTGATCATCCATCACGTAAAGTGCGCAATTGCTTGAATCATAGAGTGATATATGAATTAAGCTGAATTAATATTTGATCCTATTGATTTCGTTGAGATTCTCCACTTCTAGTTTCCTATAGATGTATCCAAAGATTAATGACTTGGAACGAGAGATGGTTTATTGTTCACATAACGCTGTAAAtagtgatttatttatttttctttataatatgatatattgattaaaaaatttatactcaTCAGCTCTACTCCACACagctacttttattttttatttattttttaatatttgtatggtataaagatgatgaatagaagaattcgattaattatcatttattaTCTATGAGCTCAAGTCAAAGTTTAAAGCCTAAATTACATAGTAATTTAGTTTGACTTCTAACTTTTAGAACTCGACATTCATGGTGACCTACTATATTTACACAGGAAGGATGGTAACCATTTTTCTTTTGACGTCTTCATTCATCTACTTATAGTCAATGACTTAAACACCATATTCATAaatagtagaattttttttaaaaggagctTATAGGTTACTCCTTTGTAATTTGAACTTTGTGACATCCCTGCAATAATAACAATAGTTAAAA
This window harbors:
- the LOC122289498 gene encoding UDP-glucose 4-epimerase GEPI48, with product MSKNILVTGGAGYIGSHTVLQLLLGGFNTVVVDNLNNSSPVALQRVKRLAGDFGDNLSFHQVDLRDKEALEQIFASKRFDAVIHFAGLKAVGESVQKPLLYFNNNLIGTITLLEVMAAHGCKKLVFSSSATVYGWPKEVPCTEEFPLSAANPYGRTKLFIEEICRDIYQSDSKWKIILLRYFNPVGAHPSGDIGEDPLGIPNNLMPFVQQVAVGRRPALTVFGNDYSTKDGTGVRDYIHVVDLADGHIAALHKLNEPGIGCEVYNLGTGKGTSVLEMVAAFENASGKKIPLVMAGRRPGDAEIVYGSTDKAEKELNWKAKYGIDEMCRDQWNWASKNPYGYGSSDSN